A portion of the uncultured Bacteroides sp. genome contains these proteins:
- a CDS encoding FAD:protein FMN transferase, whose product MKTKIIYWMLASCVLCSCHDRMQYYEVVGTDLHTPYHIKLEYTEPLDSVIKEELHRCYHTINPFDSLSVISMINRNEDMHTDSLFRAVFAKAVEVGNKTDGMFDVTCAPFINLWGFGFKKMNDPTPQAIDSIRSFVGFHKVKIENDRMVKEDPRTLLNFSALGDGTMCDVVANLFEKKGIKNYMIEIGGEIMAKGVNPKGDCWHVGIVKPTYDSLGVHQELQQVVRLCGKKGLATSGNYRNYHEKNGVKYGHTINPKTGYPAQQDILSATIIADNCMTADAYATAFMAMGREKAKLLKEKTPGIEYFIIYADKKGKFCTEYSKGFTQYLSE is encoded by the coding sequence ATGAAAACAAAGATAATTTATTGGATGCTTGCATCGTGTGTCTTATGCAGTTGCCATGACCGGATGCAATATTACGAGGTGGTAGGAACTGATCTACATACTCCTTATCATATTAAACTAGAATATACCGAACCTCTTGATAGCGTTATTAAAGAGGAACTTCATCGTTGTTATCACACGATAAATCCATTCGATTCGTTGTCTGTCATTTCTATGATTAACCGCAATGAAGATATGCATACCGACAGTTTGTTCAGAGCAGTGTTTGCTAAGGCAGTTGAAGTAGGTAACAAAACGGATGGGATGTTTGATGTGACTTGCGCTCCCTTCATCAATCTTTGGGGATTTGGATTTAAAAAGATGAATGATCCTACTCCACAAGCGATTGATAGTATCCGTTCATTTGTTGGTTTTCATAAAGTGAAAATTGAGAATGATAGGATGGTAAAAGAAGATCCCCGTACTTTGCTCAACTTTTCGGCTCTTGGAGATGGGACGATGTGCGATGTGGTGGCCAATTTATTCGAGAAGAAAGGCATTAAAAACTACATGATTGAGATAGGAGGGGAGATTATGGCGAAAGGAGTAAATCCGAAAGGCGATTGCTGGCATGTGGGAATCGTTAAGCCAACTTATGATTCTCTTGGAGTGCATCAGGAGTTGCAACAAGTGGTGCGCTTGTGTGGAAAGAAAGGATTGGCCACTTCGGGTAACTACCGCAATTATCATGAAAAGAACGGGGTGAAATATGGCCATACCATTAATCCCAAAACCGGTTATCCTGCTCAGCAAGATATATTGAGTGCCACCATTATTGCAGATAATTGCATGACGGCTGATGCTTACGCTACCGCATTTATGGCTATGGGGAGAGAAAAGGCTAAATTGCTTAAAGAGAAAACTCCGGGTATAGAATATTTTATTATATACGCTGACAAGAAAGGCAAATTCTGTACTGAATATTCCAAAGGCTTTACTCAATATTTATCTGAATAA
- a CDS encoding DUF4248 domain-containing protein, with product MNKRVSTFALLAQMYFPGCSTNKNAVRCLNRWISRCQNLASELLTTGYQPYNHRYLTPKQYTIIVQYLGDPWIE from the coding sequence ATGAATAAACGAGTTTCGACTTTTGCCCTTCTTGCCCAAATGTATTTTCCGGGATGCTCTACCAATAAAAATGCCGTGAGATGCCTTAACCGTTGGATAAGCCGCTGCCAGAATCTTGCATCAGAACTTCTGACAACAGGGTATCAACCTTACAATCACAGATATCTTACACCAAAACAATATACAATCATAGTTCAGTACTTGGGAGACCCTTGGATAGAATAA
- the fabD gene encoding ACP S-malonyltransferase — MKAFVFPGQGAQFVGMGKDLYENSTLAKELFEKANDILGYRITDIMFSGTDEDLRQTKVTQPAVFLHSVISALCMGDDFKPEMTAGHSLGEFSALVTAGALSFEDGLKLVYARAMAMQKACEATPSTMAAIIALADEKVEEICASIKGEVCVPANYNCPGQIVISGSMAGIEQACELMKAAGAKRALPLKVGGAFHSPLMNPAKVELEAAITATEIHAPKCPVYQNVDALPHTDPTEIKKNLVAQLTASVRWTQTVRNMVADGATDFTECGPGAVLQGLIKKIEPSVEAHGIA, encoded by the coding sequence ATGAAAGCATTTGTATTTCCCGGTCAAGGAGCTCAGTTCGTAGGAATGGGTAAGGACTTATATGAAAACTCGACTTTAGCCAAAGAACTGTTTGAAAAAGCAAATGATATCCTGGGATATCGCATTACAGATATTATGTTCAGCGGTACTGACGAAGACCTACGCCAAACAAAGGTAACTCAACCGGCTGTATTCTTGCATTCTGTCATCTCTGCTCTCTGCATGGGCGATGACTTTAAACCGGAAATGACTGCAGGTCACTCTCTGGGCGAATTTTCTGCTTTGGTTACTGCCGGCGCACTGTCTTTTGAAGATGGATTGAAACTGGTTTATGCGCGTGCCATGGCTATGCAAAAAGCATGTGAGGCTACTCCGTCTACGATGGCTGCGATCATTGCTTTGGCCGACGAAAAAGTAGAAGAGATCTGTGCGTCTATTAAGGGGGAAGTTTGTGTACCTGCCAACTATAACTGTCCGGGACAGATTGTTATTTCCGGTTCTATGGCCGGCATTGAGCAGGCTTGCGAACTGATGAAGGCTGCCGGAGCAAAACGTGCTCTTCCATTGAAAGTAGGCGGTGCATTCCATTCTCCATTGATGAACCCTGCAAAAGTAGAACTCGAAGCTGCGATCACTGCTACAGAAATCCATGCTCCTAAATGTCCCGTTTATCAGAACGTAGATGCTCTTCCTCATACTGACCCAACTGAGATAAAGAAAAACCTTGTAGCACAGCTTACTGCTTCTGTACGCTGGACTCAAACAGTGAGGAACATGGTTGCCGATGGCGCAACAGACTTCACCGAATGTGGACCCGGTGCAGTACTTCAAGGATTAATTAAGAAGATTGAACCGAGTGTAGAAGCACACGGAATAGCATAA
- a CDS encoding NUDIX domain-containing protein: MQNMQNETPLANNHISVDCVVIGFDGEQLKVLLVKRMGEEAGDIYNDMKLPGSLIYVDEDLNEAAQRVLSELTGVKSVNLIQFKAFGSKNRTSNPKDVRWLERATKLKVERIVTVAYMAMVKIDRAQNQSLEAYQACWVPLDDVKTLAFDHNLIIKEALVYIRQFVEFNPSILFDLLPRKFTAAQLRILFELVYDKPLDVRNFHKKIAMMEYVVPLEERQKGVPHRAARYYKFDKKIYNKIRR, translated from the coding sequence ATGCAAAACATGCAGAACGAAACTCCATTAGCAAATAATCATATCTCAGTAGATTGCGTAGTAATTGGTTTTGATGGCGAACAGCTCAAAGTCTTACTGGTGAAGCGTATGGGTGAAGAAGCGGGGGATATCTATAATGATATGAAGCTCCCGGGAAGTTTGATCTATGTGGATGAAGATCTGAATGAAGCAGCACAACGAGTATTATCCGAGCTTACCGGAGTGAAGAGCGTTAACCTCATACAGTTCAAGGCCTTTGGATCAAAAAACAGAACGAGTAATCCGAAAGATGTCCGTTGGTTGGAACGCGCTACAAAACTAAAGGTAGAGCGTATCGTTACTGTTGCTTATATGGCCATGGTGAAGATAGACCGTGCACAGAACCAATCTCTTGAAGCTTATCAGGCGTGTTGGGTTCCCTTGGATGATGTGAAAACACTGGCATTCGATCATAACCTTATTATTAAAGAAGCATTGGTGTATATTCGTCAATTTGTTGAATTTAACCCTTCTATCTTATTCGATCTGCTTCCACGTAAATTTACTGCCGCACAGTTGCGAATACTCTTCGAACTGGTTTATGACAAACCTTTGGATGTGCGTAACTTTCACAAGAAAATAGCTATGATGGAATATGTAGTGCCCCTCGAAGAGCGACAGAAAGGAGTGCCTCACCGTGCAGCGCGTTATTATAAGTTCGATAAGAAAATCTATAATAAGATAAGGAGATAA
- a CDS encoding FGGY-family carbohydrate kinase, which produces MFLLGYDIGSSSVKASLVNAETGKCIASAFFPKTEANIIAVNPGWAEQDPESWWENLKLATQAILTESGASAPEIKAIGISYQMHGLVCVDKDQQVLRPSIIWCDSRAVPYGHKAFETLGEQQCLSHLLNSPGNFTASKLAWIKENEPAIYERIYKIMLPGDYIAMKLSGEICTTISGLSEGMFWDFKNNSLATFLMDYYGFDSSLIADIKPTFSEQGLVNAAAAKELGLKEGTPITYRAGDQPNNALSLNVFNPGEIASTAGTSGVVYGVNGEVNYDPQSRVNTFAHVNHTAEQTRLGVLLCINGTGILNSWVKRNIAPEGLSYNEMNVLASKAPIGSAGISILPFGNGAERMLNNKEIGCSIRGINFNTHGKHHIIRAAQEGIVFSFKYGIDIMEQMGIPVKKIHAGHANMFLSSIFRDTLAGVSGAVIELYDTDGSVGAAKGAGIGAGIYKDNNEAFATLEKLDVIEPNIAKRQEYADAYARWKHRLEKSMSK; this is translated from the coding sequence ATGTTTTTATTAGGATATGACATTGGTAGCTCTTCCGTTAAGGCGAGCTTGGTGAATGCAGAAACAGGCAAATGCATAGCGTCGGCCTTCTTTCCCAAAACAGAGGCAAATATCATTGCTGTAAACCCAGGATGGGCGGAACAAGATCCTGAAAGTTGGTGGGAAAACTTAAAACTTGCTACGCAAGCTATTTTGACTGAATCAGGAGCGAGTGCACCCGAAATAAAAGCCATCGGTATTTCTTATCAAATGCACGGATTGGTATGTGTGGACAAAGATCAACAGGTATTGCGCCCTTCTATTATCTGGTGCGATTCTCGCGCAGTACCTTATGGCCATAAAGCTTTCGAAACATTGGGCGAACAACAATGCTTGTCGCACTTGCTCAACTCTCCGGGAAACTTCACTGCCTCTAAACTGGCATGGATAAAGGAGAACGAACCTGCTATCTATGAACGCATTTACAAAATCATGCTGCCCGGAGATTACATTGCCATGAAGTTGAGCGGAGAGATATGCACCACTATTTCCGGACTTTCCGAAGGAATGTTTTGGGATTTCAAGAATAATTCGCTGGCTACATTCCTGATGGATTACTATGGTTTTGATTCTTCTTTGATAGCCGATATTAAACCGACCTTCTCTGAACAAGGACTTGTAAATGCGGCTGCTGCCAAAGAACTCGGTTTGAAAGAAGGAACGCCTATTACCTATCGTGCGGGCGACCAACCCAACAATGCTCTTTCACTGAACGTATTCAATCCGGGAGAAATTGCTTCTACAGCGGGAACATCGGGTGTGGTCTATGGTGTGAACGGTGAGGTGAACTACGATCCACAATCTCGTGTCAACACTTTTGCGCACGTAAACCATACAGCGGAACAAACCCGCTTAGGCGTATTGCTTTGCATCAATGGTACAGGTATTCTCAACTCTTGGGTGAAGCGAAACATTGCCCCTGAAGGCTTGTCATACAACGAAATGAACGTTCTTGCCTCTAAAGCTCCTATCGGCAGTGCAGGTATTAGCATTCTACCTTTTGGTAACGGTGCCGAACGCATGCTCAACAATAAGGAGATAGGCTGTAGCATTCGTGGAATAAACTTTAACACGCATGGCAAACACCATATTATTCGTGCTGCACAAGAAGGCATCGTTTTCTCTTTCAAATATGGTATAGACATTATGGAACAGATGGGCATTCCGGTGAAGAAGATACATGCCGGACATGCTAATATGTTCCTTAGCTCCATTTTCCGTGATACGCTGGCCGGAGTCTCGGGTGCCGTTATAGAACTCTATGACACGGATGGTTCTGTGGGTGCTGCCAAGGGTGCAGGCATTGGCGCAGGTATCTACAAAGATAACAACGAGGCTTTTGCTACGCTCGAGAAACTGGATGTGATAGAACCTAACATAGCCAAACGACAAGAATATGCCGATGCTTATGCGCGGTGGAAACATCGGTTGGAAAAATCAATGAGTAAATAG
- the xylA gene encoding xylose isomerase, whose product MATKEFFPGVGKIKFEGKESKNPMAFRYYDAEKVINGKKMKDWLRFSMAWWHTLCAEGGDPFGGGTKEFPWNGDADRLQAAKNKMDAGFEFMQKIGIGFYCFHDIDLISEADTIEEYEANLKAIVAYAKQKQAETGIKLLWGTANVFGHARYMNGAATNPDFDVVARAAVQIKNAIDATIELGGSNYVFWGGREGYMSLLNTDQKREKDHLAKMLTVARDYARAKGFKGTFLIEPKPMEPMKHQYDVDTETVIGFLKAHGLENDFKVNIEVNHATLAGHTFEHELAVAVDNGMLGSIDANRGDYQNGWDTDQFPIDQFELIQAMVQIIRNDGLGNGGTNFDAKTRRNSTDLEDIFIAHIAGMDVMARALENAAALLNESPYSKMLADRYASFDSGKGKLFEEGKMSLEEVVAYAKANGEPKQTSGKQELYEAILNMYC is encoded by the coding sequence ATGGCAACAAAAGAGTTTTTTCCCGGAGTAGGAAAAATTAAATTTGAAGGTAAAGAAAGTAAGAACCCGATGGCGTTCCGTTACTATGATGCTGAAAAGGTGATCAATGGTAAGAAAATGAAGGATTGGTTACGATTCTCTATGGCTTGGTGGCACACACTTTGCGCAGAAGGTGGCGATCCATTCGGTGGTGGAACAAAAGAATTTCCATGGAATGGTGATGCTGACAGATTGCAAGCTGCTAAAAATAAAATGGATGCCGGATTTGAGTTCATGCAGAAGATTGGTATTGGATTCTATTGTTTCCATGATATCGATTTGATTAGCGAAGCCGATACGATTGAAGAATATGAAGCGAACCTGAAGGCTATTGTGGCGTATGCAAAGCAGAAACAAGCAGAAACAGGAATCAAATTACTTTGGGGTACTGCCAATGTGTTTGGTCATGCTCGTTACATGAATGGTGCTGCTACCAATCCTGATTTTGATGTTGTGGCTCGTGCTGCAGTGCAAATAAAGAATGCCATTGATGCTACTATTGAACTGGGTGGATCTAACTATGTGTTCTGGGGTGGTCGTGAAGGCTACATGTCATTACTTAACACAGATCAGAAACGCGAAAAGGATCATTTGGCTAAGATGTTGACTGTTGCTCGTGACTATGCTCGTGCTAAAGGTTTCAAGGGTACCTTCCTTATTGAACCTAAACCAATGGAACCAATGAAACATCAATATGATGTGGATACTGAAACAGTTATTGGTTTCTTGAAAGCACACGGTTTGGAGAATGACTTCAAAGTAAACATTGAAGTGAACCATGCTACATTGGCCGGACACACCTTTGAACATGAATTGGCTGTAGCTGTAGATAATGGTATGTTGGGTTCCATTGATGCCAATCGCGGTGATTACCAGAATGGATGGGATACAGACCAATTCCCTATCGACCAATTCGAATTGATTCAGGCTATGGTACAGATTATCCGCAATGATGGTTTGGGCAACGGAGGTACAAACTTTGATGCGAAGACTCGTCGTAACTCTACCGATTTGGAAGATATTTTCATTGCACACATTGCCGGTATGGATGTAATGGCGCGCGCTTTGGAAAATGCAGCTGCGTTGTTGAACGAATCTCCTTACTCTAAAATGCTTGCAGATCGTTATGCTTCGTTTGACAGCGGTAAAGGCAAGTTATTTGAAGAAGGTAAGATGTCATTGGAAGAGGTTGTGGCTTATGCTAAAGCAAACGGCGAACCAAAACAAACCAGCGGCAAGCAAGAATTGTATGAAGCAATTCTGAACATGTATTGTTAA
- the xylE gene encoding D-xylose transporter XylE gives MNYTNNGSKLYLYSITTVAILGGLLFGYDTAVISGAEKGLEAFFLTATDFQYDKLMHGITSSSALIGCVIGGAMSGVFASRLGRRNSLRLAAVFFFLSALGSYYPEFLFFEYGKPNMELLIAFNLYRVLGGLGVGLASAICPMYIAEIAPSNIRGTLVSCNQFAIIFGMLVVYFVNFLILGGHENPILIKDGTTGILTVSSESDMWSVKEGWRYMFGSEAFPAALFGILLFFVPKSPRYLVMMQQESRAFSILEKVNGTIKAKEILSEIKATAHEKTEKLLSYGLTVIVIGILLSVFQQAIGINAVLYYAPRIFESAGAEGGGMMQTVIMGVVNILFTLVAIFTVDKFGRKPLLIIGSIGMAAGAFAVALCDGMGVKGILPVFSVIVYAAFFMMSWGPICWVLIAEIFPNTIRGKAVALAVAFQWIFNYIVSSTFPALYDLSPMFAYGLYSAICVLAAIFVWRWVPETKGKTLEDMSKLWKK, from the coding sequence ATGAATTATACAAACAACGGTAGTAAACTCTACCTTTACTCTATCACAACAGTAGCCATCCTCGGAGGGCTACTGTTTGGTTATGACACAGCAGTGATTTCGGGTGCCGAGAAAGGGCTTGAAGCTTTCTTCTTAACAGCAACCGACTTTCAGTATGATAAGTTGATGCATGGCATTACTTCCTCCAGTGCCTTGATAGGCTGCGTTATAGGTGGAGCAATGTCCGGTGTGTTTGCTTCGCGTTTAGGACGTCGCAATTCGCTTCGTTTGGCAGCTGTCTTTTTCTTTCTCTCTGCGTTGGGATCATACTACCCTGAATTTTTATTCTTTGAGTATGGTAAGCCCAACATGGAATTGCTCATTGCCTTCAATCTTTATCGTGTTTTAGGAGGTCTTGGCGTCGGTTTAGCTTCGGCTATATGCCCCATGTATATTGCAGAGATTGCTCCCTCTAACATTCGCGGTACCTTAGTGTCATGCAATCAATTTGCCATTATTTTTGGTATGCTGGTTGTTTATTTTGTCAATTTTCTAATATTAGGTGGGCATGAAAACCCCATTTTAATAAAGGATGGTACAACAGGTATACTTACCGTTAGCAGCGAATCGGATATGTGGTCGGTAAAAGAAGGCTGGAGGTATATGTTTGGCTCCGAAGCATTCCCGGCTGCCTTATTTGGGATATTACTCTTTTTTGTACCCAAAAGTCCTCGCTATCTGGTGATGATGCAGCAAGAAAGCAGAGCCTTCTCCATACTGGAAAAAGTAAACGGAACGATTAAGGCAAAAGAAATCTTATCAGAAATCAAAGCTACAGCTCACGAGAAAACAGAAAAGTTACTTAGCTACGGTCTTACGGTTATCGTTATAGGTATCCTTCTCTCTGTCTTTCAACAAGCTATCGGTATCAATGCAGTGTTGTATTATGCACCCCGTATCTTTGAAAGTGCAGGTGCTGAAGGTGGTGGAATGATGCAAACAGTAATTATGGGCGTGGTCAATATTTTATTTACCTTAGTGGCTATCTTTACTGTCGATAAGTTTGGACGTAAGCCTTTGCTTATCATTGGCTCTATTGGTATGGCAGCAGGTGCCTTTGCGGTTGCCTTGTGCGATGGAATGGGTGTAAAAGGTATTTTACCTGTATTCTCTGTCATCGTATATGCAGCTTTCTTTATGATGTCATGGGGGCCAATCTGTTGGGTGTTGATAGCAGAGATATTCCCGAATACTATCCGCGGCAAGGCTGTGGCTCTGGCTGTTGCCTTCCAGTGGATATTCAATTACATTGTATCATCAACTTTCCCTGCTCTCTACGATTTAAGTCCTATGTTTGCCTATGGCCTTTACAGTGCCATCTGCGTCCTTGCGGCAATCTTTGTATGGCGTTGGGTACCCGAAACAAAAGGCAAAACGCTCGAAGATATGAGTAAACTCTGGAAAAAATAG